The region GAAGATTTTGCGGGAGGTTTACGAGCGGGAGCATGAGAGGCAAACCTGCGTGGTAGGCTTGAACTGGGACTTTGAAATCGAGGACTTGGTAGAGTTGGTCTCCTGTTTCGACAGGGCTGCCCTTGCTGCCGTATGCAAAGTCATGTCAGAAGACTATAGGGCACGCGGAGGCGGCGTGCCAGATCTCGTGCTGTGGAGGACAGCCGGAGACGAAGCCCAAACCAATCGAGAtgacatcatcaacaacaacattgACCGAAAAGGAGAGGTCATGTTTGCCGAAGTCAAGAGTGCAAACGACCGCCTCAGTGATACACAACGACTATGGATCCACGTACTCACAGGCGCAGGAGTGAGGGTTGCGCTGTGCAATGCCGTGGCACGAGAGGTGCGAACATTGCTGTGATGGaaacatcacatcacattGTTTCTCGGCCCTACTGGAGGACATTACGCTCCTCCGTCGAAGTGTGACAAGATGGAAATAGCAACATGCGTTCCTTGGTCCTGGGTCCATCACGGAAATACCGAGCAATATCATATGGCTACTAACCTCAAGCACTCCATGCGGCACAGCTTCAAGGGCTCTGGCGGAGAGACCATCGCCGGGTTAGAGTTGGGATGCATGGTAGCACACGTGGAGGCCTAGGAAACACAAGATCAAAGAGTCCCAATATAGGAAGTTCATCACGACGGTTCGTTTCAAAACGTTCTACCCGCCTTCGAAACATGCAGATGCAGAGATCCCGTCGGCGTCAGGATTCAAGGGATTGATTCGACGTGAGAGACCCCCGGATTCGTTT is a window of Podospora pseudopauciseta strain CBS 411.78 chromosome 1, whole genome shotgun sequence DNA encoding:
- a CDS encoding hypothetical protein (COG:S; EggNog:ENOG503NZPS), which produces MENQLIVEEMCLSYYRHEGWKGYHSEGGILRTLFAYLFFDILFVYVPNVFQTAFQTCPLDLHTDAFYPARASQINHRLVEIANGGGEKILREVYEREHERQTCVVGLNWDFEIEDLVELVSCFDRAALAAVCKVMSEDYRARGGGVPDLVLWRTAGDEAQTNRDDIINNNIDRKGEVMFAEVKSANDRLSDTQRLWIHVLTGAGVRVALCNAVAREVRTLL